CTCCAAACAGGGATCCGGACGAAATGGAGAACGTGACAGCCCTTCAGGGCCAGTTGCATCAACTTTTTCACTTGCATGATTCTGGGGTTGACCAGTCTTTTATTGATACCCTCCCCGTTTTCAACTACAAAGCCATTATAGGAGTGAAGGATCCTTTTGATTGTGCGGTGTGTTTGTGTGAATTTGAGGGTGAAGATAAGCTCAGGCTACTGCCTAAATGCAGCCATGCTTTTCACATGGATTGTATTGATACTTGGCTTTTGTCTCACTCCACTTGCCCCCTTTGTAGAGCAACTTTACTTCCTGATTTTAATACTGGTAACACAAACTGTTGCCCTATAGTTCTTCTTCTTGAATCTGGCGGTGAAAGTTCGAGGGATATTGTTTCTGATAGAGACGTTGCGAGAGTGAATTCCCCGTTGAGTCCTCCTCGTGATGATGAATGTGGAGATGATTTTAAGCTGCATCATGCAGATATACCGCAGGATTCTTGCGAGATTCACGAGGGAAAAAAAGTAATTATGGGTAGTGGGGAAAAAGTTGTTTCAGTTAAGCTTGGGAAGTTTAAGAATCTTGATGATGGAAGTCATGAAGATGGTTCTAGCAGTGTTGGTGAAACTAATGCTGATGCAAGACGGTGCTTTTCAATGGGGTCATTTGCTTATGTAATGGATGAGAATTTATCTTTGCAAGTTCCTATAAGAAACACTCCCATGAAGAAACAAATTAGCAAGAAGCCTAGTATGCCTTTGACACCGGGGCACAGGCAAGCTATGTCCGAATGTGGATTTGATTCGAGGGTCGAATTTAACGGCTTCGAGGCC
This is a stretch of genomic DNA from Primulina eburnea isolate SZY01 chromosome 11, ASM2296580v1, whole genome shotgun sequence. It encodes these proteins:
- the LOC140805893 gene encoding RING-H2 finger protein ATL13-like yields the protein MNMVLEIKEQKPYFLFQSPPPPIPASQYSGSGFNLNNKVSPSVLLIIIIIAIIFFISGLLHLLVRFLLRPPNRDPDEMENVTALQGQLHQLFHLHDSGVDQSFIDTLPVFNYKAIIGVKDPFDCAVCLCEFEGEDKLRLLPKCSHAFHMDCIDTWLLSHSTCPLCRATLLPDFNTGNTNCCPIVLLLESGGESSRDIVSDRDVARVNSPLSPPRDDECGDDFKLHHADIPQDSCEIHEGKKVIMGSGEKVVSVKLGKFKNLDDGSHEDGSSSVGETNADARRCFSMGSFAYVMDENLSLQVPIRNTPMKKQISKKPSMPLTPGHRQAMSECGFDSRVEFNGFEAFRILEIQGDEKGTSGNSHCNGNKSIGRSKRESLSVSEILLRDRKDRPNGVSMESSRRAVSFRFPLHQNPVGANEIKPKNGSGCGRTISEIGISRWRNGGEDEQQSCNSLDSETNAPSYARRTLLWLMGRQNKVVHSTFSSNV